A stretch of Lathyrus oleraceus cultivar Zhongwan6 chromosome 6, CAAS_Psat_ZW6_1.0, whole genome shotgun sequence DNA encodes these proteins:
- the LOC127091368 gene encoding E3 ubiquitin-protein ligase CIP8, which translates to MSEAPSQPPLPASETAPYWCYHCDKHVSVETVANVPDVICGDCKNGFVESISTPSRTRSPSSSSDDPYFGSQFLQVLRLIAESSREDDASPPPPPSRSPEDDFLRIELGGWNHNDEDDDDAFHTDGEDDEGSVEEVEDRPGNEDPNMDDEDMRRRRRDLLRHRIRDLATRTRSMQNRILDWAEILMGLEDNSIEFRLQGPESERYVGNPEDYVDAADYEALLQTLAESDGSGRRGAPPASKSALEGLPTVKIASESEVVACAVCKDMLGVGDMAKRLPCGHEYHGDCIVPWLTSRNSCPVCRFELPTDDKEYEEERASGSGRGGASTF; encoded by the coding sequence ATGTCGGAAGCACCGTCTCAGCCACCACTCCCTGCATCCGAAACAGCTCCTTACTGGTGCTACCACTGCGACAAACACGTATCCGTTGAAACGGTCGCTAATGTTCCTGACGTCATCTGCGGCGATTGCAAAAACGGTTTCGTCGAATCCATCTCCACACCTTCTCGAACTCGCTCCCCTTCTTCCTCCTCCGATGATCCTTACTTTGGTTCACAATTTCTTCAGGTTCTTCGCCTAATCGCTGAATCGTCGCGTGAAGACGACGCGTCTCCTCCCCCTCCTCCAAGTCGTTCTCCGGAGGATGATTTTCTTAGAATCGAACTCGGTGGTTGGAACCACAACGATGAAGACGATGATGATGCGTTTCACACCGACGGTGAAGATGACGAAGGTAGCGTCGAGGAGGTGGAAGATCGACCTGGAAACGAGGATCCGAATATGGACGATGAAGATATGAGACGAAGGAGACGCGATCTGTTACGGCATCGGATTAGGGATTTGGCGACCCGAACCCGAAGTATGCAGAATCGGATCTTGGATTGGGCCGAGATTCTAATGGGACTGGAAGACAATTCTATTGAGTTTCGTCTTCAGGGGCCGGAGTCAGAGCGTTATGTCGGGAATCCAGAGGATTACGTTGATGCCGCGGATTATGAAGCGTTGCTGCAGACACTAGCGGAGAGTGACGGAAGTGGGAGGAGAGGAGCTCCGCCGGCGTCAAAGTCTGCTTTGGAAGGTTTACCGACGGTTAAGATTGCGTCGGAGAGTGAAGTGGTTGCTTGTGCTGTATGTAAGGATATGCTTGGTGTTGGAGACATGGCGAAGAGATTGCCGTGTGGGCATGAGTATCATGGAGATTGCATTGTTCCATGGTTGACTAGTAGAAATTCTTGTCCTGTTTGCAGGTTTGAGCTTCCAACTGATGATAAAGAGTATGAAGAAGAGAGAGCTTCAGGTTCGGGTCGAGGTGGAGCTTCCACCTTTTGA
- the LOC127091367 gene encoding EIN3-binding F-box protein 1, translating to MSSKSTEEYCVSGLCINEALTDDELRSILARFDNDKDKETFGLVCKRWLRLQSTERKKLAARAGPHLLRKMADRFTRLVELDLAQSVSRSFYPGVTDSDLAVIANGFRCLKILNLHNCKGITDVGMRAIGDGLSLLQSLDVSYCRKLTDKGLSAVAKGCCDLQILHLTGCRFVTDSILDALSKNCHNLEELGLQGCTSITDNGLINLASGCGRIKFLDINRCSNVSDVGVTSICKSSSSSLKTLKLLDCYKIGDETILSLAKFCDNLETLIIGGCRDVSNDAIKFLATARRNNLRNLRMDWCLNISDSSLSCILSQCRNLEALDIGCCEEVTDTAFHHISSEEPGLSLKILKVSNCPKITVVGIGILASKCSQLEYLDVRSCPHITKAGLDAAGFHFPQSCKINFNGSISEPAVLH from the exons ATGTCTTCCAAATCAACAGAGGAATATTGCGTATCAGGGTTATGCATAAACGAAGCGTTGACGGACGACGAGCTTCGTTCGATTCTGGCGAGATTTGATAATGACAAAGACAAGGAAACTTTCGGTTTGGTATGTAAGCGATGGCTTCGGTTGCAGAGCACCGAGAGGAAGAAACTCGCCGCACGCGCCGGTCCTCACTTGCTCCGGAAAATGGCTGATAGGTTCACGCGcttggttgaattggaccttgCTCAGTCTGTTTCTCGTTCGTTTTATCCCGGGGTTACTGATTCGGATCTTGCTGTTATCGCTAATGGTTTCAGATGCTTGAAGATCCTCAATTTGCATAACTGTAAAG GAATTACGGATGTTGGGATGAGAGCTATTGGTGATGGTCTTTCCTTATTACAATCATTGGATGTGTCCTACTGCAGAAAGCTGACTGATAAGGGGTTATCCGCTGTTGCCAAAGGCTGTTGTGACTTGCAGATATTGCATCTTACTGGGTGCCGATTTGTTACGGATAGTATACTAGACGCACTGTCCAAAAACTGTCATAATTTAGAAGAGTTGGGATTGCAAGGATGCACAAGTATCACTGACAATGGACTCATAAACCTTGCAAGTGGTTGCGGGAGGATCAAATTTTTAGACATTAATAGATGCAGTAACGTCAGTGATGTTGGGGTTACTAGTATTTGTAAGTCTAGTTCTTCTTCTCTCAAGACTTTGAAATTGTTAGATTGCTACAAAATCGGGGATGAAACTATATTATCATTGGCCAAATTCTGTGATAATCTGGAGACTTTGATCATTGGTGGTTGCCGGGATGTCTCCAACGACGCAATAAAGTTTCTTGCTACTGCTCGTAGAAACAACCTTAGAAACTTGAGGATGGATTGGTGTCTCAACATTTCTGACTCTTCATTGAGCTGTATTCTAAGTCAATGCAGAAACCTCGAGGCACTGGACATTGGCTGCTGTGAAGAGGTGACAGATACTGCTTTTCATCATATAAGCAGCGAGGAGCCTGGTTTGAGTTTAAAGATTTTGAAAGTTAGTAATTGTCCAAAGATCACAGTGGTCGGTATAGGCATTCTTGCGAGTAAATGCAGTCAGCTGGAATACTTGGATGTGAGATCATGCCCACATATTACAAAGGCTGGCCTTGATGCGGCTGGTTTCCATTTTCCTCAGAGCTGTAAGATTAATTTTAACGGTAGCATCAGCGAGCCCGCCGTTCTTCATTGA
- the LOC127091366 gene encoding uncharacterized protein LOC127091366 — MSYFSGPIQRPLVAAAAVAVASFSTDASDKFSFLGSSRDCSTSNLECSSSFSSLRESHSLFVSSVSDSKLAELSFVNKIRVPVPNVKFRVPVSGSNLYNSSSVASSPASLPVVQSLYRSAELTRFSRSSLPGCSSGVSGSTNEFAYKWHLPEPNTIGGLSAKSKTVVVLLGWLGAKQKHLKKYAEWYTSKGYHVITFTFPMAEVMSYQPGGKAEQNVHMLVDHLADWLEEENEKNLMFHTFSNTGWLTYGVILERFQKQDPSLMEKIRGCIVDSAPVANPDPQVWASGFSAAFLKKNSIATKGRVSANESGIKVSIGSNEDLGLKPAATEAALLLILTKFFEVVLHLPAVNRRLSDVLSMLSTKQPGCPQLYMYSSADRVIPADSVESFVDAQRKAGHDVRACNFVSSPHVDHFRNDPKMYTSQLNQFLEECVVDSCKTH; from the exons ATGAGTTATTTTTCTGGACCAATTCAGAGACCCCTTGTGGCTGCTGCTGCTGTTGCGGTCGCTTCTTTCTCTACTGATGCGTCTGATAAATTTTCATTCCTTGGATCGTCTCGTGATTGTTCCACTTCCAATTTGGAATGTTCTTCCAGTTTTAGCTCTTTGCGGGAATCACATTCTTTGTTTGTTTCTAGTGTTTCTGATTCAAAACTTGCTGAGTTATCTTTTGTGAACAAAATTCGGGTTCCTGTTCCTAATGTGAAGTTTCGGGTTCCGGTTTCGGGGTCGAATTTGTATAATTCTTCTTCGGTTGCTTCGTCGCCGGCTTCATTGCCGGTTGTTCAGAGTTTGTATCGTTCGGCTGAATTGACTAGGTTTTCGAGGTCGTCGTTGCCTGGTTGTTCAAGTGGTGTTTCAGGTTCGACTAATGAGTTTGCGTATAAATGGCATTTGCCTGAACCCAATACTATCGGTGGTTTATCTGCGAAATCGAAGACTGTGGTGGTTTTGCTTGGATGGTTAGGTGCAAAGCAGAAACATTTGAAGAAGTATGCGGAATGGTATACTTCTAAAGGATATCATGTCATTACCTTTACGTTTCCGATGGCGGAGGTAATGAGTTATCAGCCTGGAGGAAAAGCGGAGCAAAACGTTCACATGCTTGTGGATCACTTGGCTGATTGGTTAGAAGAGGAGAATGAAAAGAATCTTATGTTCCATACTTTCAGCAACACTGGATGGTTAAC GTATGGTGTTATTTTAGAACGGTTTCAAAAGCAAGACCCTTCTTTGATGGAAAAGATTAGGGGCTGCATTGTAGATTCTGCACCTGTTGCAAATCCTGACCCACAG GTCTGGGCCTCAGGTTTCTCTGCAGCATTTCTCAAGAAGAATAGCATAGCAACAAAAGGACGTGTATCCGCCAACGAGTCTGGCATTAAAGTATCAATTGGCAGCAATGAAGATTTAGGACTAAAACCTGCAGCAACAGAAGCAGCTTTGCTGTTAATACTAACGAAATTTTTTGAGGTCGTTCTGCATCTCCCTGCAGTGAATAG GAGGCTCTCTGATGTTTTGAGCATGTTATCTACAAAGCAACCAGGTTGTCCACAATTGTACATGTATAGCTCTGCGGACAGAGTTATTCCTGCCGATTCAGTGGAGTCGTTTGTCGATGCACAGCGTAAGGCTGGACATGATGTGAGGGCTTGCAATTTTGTCTCTTCACCTCATGTTGACCACTTTCGAAATGACCCAAAAATGTATACTTCTCAGCTCAATCAGTTTTTAGAGGAGTGTGTTGTTGACAGTTGTAAAACTCATTAA